The Flavobacterium commune genome contains a region encoding:
- a CDS encoding SixA phosphatase family protein — protein MKNLVLIRHAKSNWDMPLKDIDRPLDQRGLQDAHLVSSKIQKYVPKKYIIWSSPAKRASDTAIIFAQNVLYPIENIVYKDDLYTFDEKQLEHVIKSCANKFDSVILFGHNAAITNFVNKFGDIFIDNVPTSGFVSLEFETDNWSEINKGKTKKIIIPKDFK, from the coding sequence ATGAAAAATTTAGTATTAATCAGACATGCAAAATCAAATTGGGACATGCCATTAAAAGATATTGACAGACCTCTGGATCAGCGTGGTTTACAGGATGCTCATTTAGTTTCTTCAAAAATTCAAAAATATGTTCCCAAAAAGTATATCATTTGGAGTAGTCCAGCTAAAAGAGCCTCAGATACTGCTATAATATTTGCGCAAAATGTATTATACCCAATAGAAAATATCGTTTACAAAGACGATTTATACACTTTTGACGAAAAACAATTAGAGCATGTCATTAAATCTTGCGCTAATAAATTTGATAGTGTAATTCTTTTTGGTCATAATGCTGCAATTACAAATTTTGTTAATAAATTTGGAGATATATTTATAGATAATGTTCCTACAAGTGGATTTGTTTCTTTAGAATTTGAAACAGATAATTGGAGTGAAATAAATAAAGGTAAAACCAAAAAAATAATAATTCCAAAAGATTTTAAATAA